A part of Procambarus clarkii isolate CNS0578487 chromosome 21, FALCON_Pclarkii_2.0, whole genome shotgun sequence genomic DNA contains:
- the LOC138367261 gene encoding protein rtoA-like, whose product MFLHSHVASSALGRSADDSDSALGRSADDSDSALGRSADDSDSALGRSADDSDSALGRSADDSDSALGRSADDSDCALGRSADDSDSALGRSADDSDSVLGRSADDSDSALGRSADDSDSALGRSADDSDSALGRSADDSDSALGRSADD is encoded by the exons ATGTTTCTGCAT TCACATGTGGCCAGTAGCGCCCTGGGGCGGTCCGCCGACGACTCGGACAGCGCCCTGGGGCGGTCCGCCGACGACTCGGACAGCGCCCTGGGGCGGTCCGCCGACGACTCGGACAGCGCCCTGGGGCGGTCCGCCGACGACTCGGACAGCGCCCTGGGGCGGTCCGCCGACGACTCGGACAGCGCCCTGGGGCGGTCCGCCGACGACTCGGACTGCGCCCTGGGGCGGTCCGCCGACGACTCGGACAGCGCCCTGGGGCGGTCCGCCGACGACTCGGACAGCGTCCTGGGGCGGTCCGCCGACGACTCGGACAGCGCCCTGGGGCGGTCCGCCGACGACTCGGACAGCGCCCTGGGGCGGTCCGCCGACGACTCGGACAGCGCCCTGGGGCGGTCCGCCGACGACTCGGACAGCGCCCTGGGGCGGTCCGCCGACGACTAG